A genomic window from Leptolyngbya sp. BL0902 includes:
- a CDS encoding NAD(P)H-quinone oxidoreductase subunit M — protein MMLKSTTRHVHIYTAVVENNALVPSEDRLTLDVDPDNEFNWSEEAVKAVYGEFDRLVDAAEGDDLTDYNLRRIGSDLEHFIKDLLKTGQISYNLKSRALNYSMGLPQVIAEDAAS, from the coding sequence ATGATGCTGAAGTCCACCACTCGCCATGTGCACATCTACACCGCCGTTGTTGAGAACAATGCCCTGGTGCCCAGCGAAGATCGTCTGACCCTAGATGTAGATCCCGATAACGAATTCAACTGGTCGGAGGAGGCCGTTAAGGCGGTCTATGGCGAGTTTGATCGCCTGGTGGATGCCGCCGAGGGAGATGACCTGACGGACTACAATTTGCGCCGCATTGGGTCTGATCTAGAGCATTTCATTAAAGACTTGCTGAAAACGGGCCAAATTAGCTACAACCTCAAGAGCCGCGCCCTCAATTACAGCATGGGGCTGCCCCAGGTCATCGCCGAAGACGCCGCCTCCTAG